In Methylomonas sp. MK1, the genomic stretch AAGCGTTATCAATAATGTTCGAGCAGCAGTCCGGTTCCATCCTAAACATGTTTAACATGTTTTCAGGGGGGGCTTTGATGCGTTTGAGCCTCTTTGCGCTAGGTATAATGCCTTACATTTCGGCTTCTATCATTATGCAGCTTATGACTATAGTCATTCCTGCTATGGAGCAGCTTAAAAAAGAGGGTGAGTCCGGGCGTAGAAAGATTTCTCAGTACACCCGTTACGGTACCGTTGTGTTGGCCATGTTCCAATCGATTGGTATTTCAGTGGCCTTGCAAAACCAAACAGCCGGTGGGCTAGCTGTTGTTATCCAGCCAGGTGTTAGTTTTGTCCTTATAACCACCATAACGTTGGTTACTGGGACAATATTCCTAATGTGGCTTGGAGAGCAGGTTACGGAGAGGGGAATTGGTAATGGTATATCGCTAATTATCTTTGCCGGCATCGTGTCCGGGTTGCCTTCCGCAATCGGTGGAACACTAGAGCTTGCTCGTACTGGTGAAATGAATGGTGCGTTTATTGTTGTGTTGTTCGCGTTATCTATAGCCGTAACGGGTATTGTGGTTTTTGTTGAAAGAGGGCAAAGACGGATAACAATTAATTATCCAAAGAGACAGCAAGGCAATAAGGTGTATTCAGGGCAGAGTTCGTTTCTGCCCCTTAAGTTAAATATGGCTGGCGTGATTCCACCTATTTTTGCATCGAGCATTATATTGTTTCCTGCGACAATAGCGGGGTGGTTCGGGAATGTCGACGGCTTTTCATGGCTTCAGGATATTTCGTCTGTGCTTTCCCCAGGTCAGCCAGTGTACGTTTTGTGTTATGCTTTGGCCATTGTGTTCTTTTGTTTCTTTTATACTGCTCTGGTCTTTAACTCAAAAGAAACGGCCGAAAACCTGAAGAAGTCAGGTGCCTATCTGCCTGGGATTAGGCCGGGTGCTCATACCACCAGTTATATCGATAAGGTAATGACTCGGCTGACGTTGATAGGTGCAGTTTACATCACGCTGATCTGTTTGTTGCCCGAGTTTTTAATTGTTTATTGGAACGTGCCGTTTTCTTTTGGTGGTACCTCTTTGCTGATTATTGTGGTTGTTGTGATGGACTTTATTTCGCAAATGCAGACGCATTTAATGTCGCAGCAATATGAAGGCTTGATGAAAAAAGCTAATTTGAAAAAATCTTAAAAATTCCAGGAGTTTGCCGTGAAAGTACGAGCTTCAATAAAAGCTATATGCAAAAGTTGTAAAGTAATTAAAAGAAACGGCGTTGTGCGGGTTATCTGCAAAGATGGCAGGCATAAACAGCGTCAAGGCTAACTTGTTTTTGTGATTTATTTTGCAGGGTGATATAATCCCCTGTTTAACCTTATAGTACTGTTTTTGGAGTATTTGAATGGCTCGTATTGCCGGTATAAACGTGGCTGACCATAAGCATGCGGAGATAGCGTTGACTGCTATCTATGGAATTGGCAGGCAAACTGCTAGAAATATCTGCGATGAAGTTGGGGTTCAGCCAACCGTCAAGATTCGAGACCTTTCTGAGGATCAAGTGGAATCGATACGTAAGGTTATTTCAGCGATGACTGTCGAAGGTGATCTTCGCAGAGAAGTTTCAATGAATATAAAAAGATTAATGGATCTGGGTTGCTATCGTGGTATCAGGCACCGTCGTGGCTTGCCATTGAGAGGGCAAAGAACCAGAACAAATGCTCGGACTCGAAAAGGTCCGCGTAAGTCAGTTACTAAATAAATACATCTAGATAGGCATTTTTGATGGCAACCCAGAATCGAGTTAAAAAACGTATTAAGAAAGAAGTGGCGGACGGTATCGTTCACGTCCACGCTTCCTTTAACAATACAATCGTTACTATCACAGACAGAAAAGGTAACGCGTTATCTTGGGCAACATCTGGTGGATCCGGTTTTCGTGGCTCGCGCAAAAGTACGCCTTTCGCAGCTCAGGTAGCTGCTGAGAAAGCTGGAGCCGTGGCCCAGGAATATGGCATGAAGAATCTGGATGTTATGATAAAAGGGCCTGGCCCTGGTAGGGAATCTGCTGTTCGCTCCTTGAACAGTATGGGGTTCAAAATTTCAAATATCGTGGACGTTACTCCCATACCTCATAATGGTTGTCGCCCACCCAAAAAACGTCGTGTTTAGGATAGTGGAGTAAATTTAATGGCAAGATATCTTGGTCCTGCTTGCAAGCTGAGTCGTAGGGAAGGTACTGATTTATTTTTGAAAAGCAGAGGGAAGTCTCTGGAAAGCAAATGTAAATTGGAACAAAGACCTGGTCAACATGGTGCTAAGCGTACAAGGAATTCTGATTATGCTATGCAGCTCCGCGCCAAACAGCGCTTGCGTCGCATATACGGAGTATTAGAAAAACAGTTCCGAAACTATTACAAAGCTGCAGATCTACAAAAGGGTGCTACCGGTCAGAACCTGCTCGATTTTTTAGAGTCTCGTTTGGATAACGTTGTTTACCGGATGGGCTACGCTGCTACTCGAGCGGAAGCTAGGCAGTTAGTCTCTCACAAAGCGATTTTGGTAAATGATAGGTTAATTAATATCCCTTCTTTCCAAGTTGCTGCCGGCGACGTAATTAAGATTAGAGAAAAAGCTAAGAGCCAACAACGCATTAAAGACTCGCTGGTCGTTACGGAGCAGTATGGTTTTCCGGTTTGGGTTGAAGTAAATTCGAAAGAGATGAGTGGAACATTCAAGTCTGTTCCTGACCGCGTAGATTTAGGCTCTGACATCAACGAACAGCTGGTTGTTGAGCTTTATTCTAAGTAATAAATAAGTCCAGGATTTAAATTATGCAGAGTTCTATTGTTGGCCTACTAAAGCCTAGACTTGTCGAGGTGATTAACGAATCGGCCAACCACTCGAGAATCGTTATCGAACCTCTGGAGCGCGGCTTTGGGCATTCTTTGGGCAATGCTTTGAGGCGGGTCATGCTGTCTTCAATTCCAGGTTGCGCAGTTACAGAAATTTCTATCGAGGGTGTATTGCATGAATTCACCACGATAGAGGGAGTTCAGGAGGATGTTATAGACATCATACTGAACCTTAAAAAACTAGCTGTTGTCGTTCATTCTAAGGACGAAGTAACTCTTACACTGTCAAAATCTGGCGTCGGTGTGGTAACTGCTCGGGATATTGACCTACCTCATAACGTAGAGTTGGTAAACCCCGATCTGATAATAGCTAACATCAATAATCAAGATTGTTCGCTCAACATTAAGATTAAAGTCGAGCGAGGTAGAGGATATGTCCCTGCCAGTCTGAGGAAGGAAATGCACGACGACGCTCCGGTAGGAGTGTTAATGGTCGACGCGGCTTTTAGTCCTATAGTAAAAGTTGCTTATCATGTAGAAAGCACACGTGTCGAACAGCGCACTAACCTGGACAGGCTTGTTATCGAATTGGAGACAAACGGCACAGTCGATCCCGAACAGGCAATCAAGCTGGCTGCTTCTATTCTTCATGATCAATTATCAGTTTTTGTTGATTTCGAGAAAGTTAATGAGCAGATACATGAAGAGGTGGCGATTGAAGAAGAGTCTTTCGATCCTGTGTTGTTACGTCCTGTAGACGATTTGGAGTTGACGGTTCGTTCTGCCAACTGCCTAAAGGCAGAAAACATCTTCTATATCGGTGATCTTATTCAGCGGACTGAGGTAGAGTTGTTGAGAACACCGAATCTAGGTAAGAAATCGTTAACGGAAATTAAAGATATTCTTGCAATTAAAGGTCTGTCATTGGGTATGCGGTTGGAAAACTGGCCACCTGAAAATCTGGCTGATCAATCGCAAGCTGGAATTTGAATATAAGGCATTTGAAAAATGAGACACCGTAAATCTGGAAGACAGTTAAATAAAAATAGTAGCCACAGAAAAGCGCTATTTAGTAACATGGCTTGCTCTTTGTTTAGACACGAATTAATCAAAACTACGTTACCAAAAGCAAAAGAGTTGCGTGTAATCGCTGAACCTTTGATTACACTATCTAAAGTCGATTCTGTTGCGAAACGTCGTCAGGCGTTCTCTAAGTTGCGTGATAGAGATGTTGTAACGAAGTTATTTAACGAGCTTGGTCCAAGATACCAATCCAGAAACGGTGGGTATTTAAGGATTATTAAATGCGGATTTCGATCTGGTGATGACGCACCTATGGCTTACGTTGAGTTGGTAGATAGGCCGGAGCCCGTTAAAACCGAGGAATAAGTACCATTAGGTATTTAAATCTATCGTTTTAGACGGCAGATTAGCTAAACAGCTAATCTGCCGTTTTTGTTTTTGTGCCCTCCGGTGTCATCCAGATTCCTAAAATACATTCCTTGGGCTGATTATTTTGTTTCTTTCTGATGTAGCTCTCATTTTTCGCTGTGCGAGGTTTTTGCTATTATCCTTGTTAATATGCGCCAACTTTCCAGTTTTTTTTGGAATGGCATTGTTGCATGCGCTGGGCTTGTGGACGGTAATCGGTGGTATATTAATCCATCTGTGGAAATATAAGGTTGAACAAGCTTTTGAAAGGTTTTTTCTGCCGTTAAGCCGTTAAAGAATAAATGCGTAATACTAGGGTGAGCTAGGAAAAAGTCTGGAAAATCATTCGTAACAATACTGTTTTTGTCTATTTTCGTATCCAGACTGCTATTGTGCCTATGGCATGACTTGACTACATCCCATAGTGCTATGCCAGCTAATTTTAATGATTCGATTCTCGCTGAGTATGGGCTGGCGGGATCGATTGCCAGAAGCTCGGTTATGATAGGCCAAAAATGATTACGTGGATGTGCGTAATATTGACCAGCCTCCAGTGAAGCTTTTCCCGGAATGCTGCCAAGAATCAAAACTGTTGCATCCGGTGATGACTCCGCTGAGAAGCTTGTTATTTGGTTCATTCAGCCGGAATTTGATGGGGTCGCATTAGGCGTTTTGCAAACTTGCTAGCACTAGTTTTGTAAAATGCCCAATACGTCTAATACTCGGCAGCAATATGCGTGCTCATTGTCATGCATCAAAGATAGGCCGAGCTGGTGGCCTTGGCTGACAGTTAGATGATGCATCAATAATATAGAAGAATATTGGGTTTCCATATAATCTATGCTGGCCTTTTGATGGCCCCATGCGCCATAGTCACAATGAATAATTCCCGCTAATTGTTTGTTGGCGTAATCTTCAAACAGTTCTACGCATTCTTCTAACGACGTTTTCCGCGAAAGATTGGCCGTTAAATCAATGACTGAGACAATTGCTGTTGGCACTCTGTAAGACATAGCTACCAGTTTGCCTTCGAGTCTCGGTAATACCAATGTCGTGGATTTACCTACGTTCGTGCTAGTTGGGATAATGGAAGACGCACATCCGCGGCCAAGTTGGGATGATGCGTGATAACCATCCAATACGCGTTGATCTGAAAGTTGCGGATGGATAGTGATGGCTCTGGCGTAATCGATGCCGATATGCTTATCAAGCACATGACAGATAGGAACCAGTGCATTACCCGTGCAAGTACTGGCTGAGATGACATCATGGTGCAATGGATCGTATGCCGAATGATTTACTCCGAATACCACGCTAATGTCGCAACCGCTCACATTCCAGGTACAAAGGACTTTTTTAGCGACTTCCTGCTTTATCAAGGAACGGAAATCATGGATCGTGGCGGTGCCCGTGGCGTCAAATAATACATCAAGATCAAATTGGCGCAATACGCCGAAGCTGTCGTCATCGGGTGAGCTACGGCGCCTGTCTACCTTCTGATAGCGAACTCTTTTGCCGTCTATGATCAGGTCGTTGCCATCACAGTCCACGCTAAACGGAGGGCGGCCATAGGTGCTGTCGTTTGCTAATAAGTAAGCAACGTGATCGATAGCCATTACGTCACAGACTACGCGTATATCGAATCTGCCGCCTTTTTCTTGCGCGAAATTTCCTCTTAATACCCCGCGACCAATTCTGCCTAAACCGACGATCCCTATGTTAAGGCCCATTGTTTAAAATCTCCGCTTTGATAGTGCTTTGCGTTAAAACGCCAATAGCGCCTGTGGTTTGGGGAGGTCGCTGGTGTTGGTTTATGCTCATGGCGTTAGTTTTCGTTTTTATTTGTCAAGATTGGGAGTAGCAATGCTTGAAAAACTAGAGCAACAAGCCGCCCAAGTCAAGGCAAAGTAAAATATAACGGAGGGGCTGCTTCTGTTTCGGGTAGGGTGCGGTAGATTGGAGAGTCCAGCCAAATGGGCTTATTCCTATTGAGGCTCGTCCTCGGATGTCACAAATTTTTCTGATAAGCGTAACAGCACGAACAAGGCACCTGTACCGCCAGCCTTGGGAGGGGCTGAGCAAAACGCCAGGACATCTTTATGTTGGCGTAGCCAGAGATTAATATCATTTTTTAAGACTGGCTGATTGTCCGTAGAGTTGTACCCCTTGCCGTGAATGATTTGTACGCAGCGATAACCGTCTTCAACGCAATAGTGTAAAAATCGTAATAGCTGCTGTTGTGCATCCCGGCTACTTAAGCCATGTAGATCGATATCGGCATCCACGCCGTAATATCCCTTACGAAGCTTTTTGATGACGCTTTTTTGCATGCCTGGTACCAGGAAGGCGATCTTGTCTTCTTGGAACAGGGTCTCCAAGTTGCCCTCAACATCTTTTTGTAACGGATCAACCTGCTCCAGCGGCTTAAATAAGGGTATAGGCCGCGGTTTCTTGTCTGGCTTAAGAATAGCGGTATTGGTGTCTATGGTCTGGACTTTACCGATCGAGTTTCGAAACAAGAGGGCATCGTCTGCGGAAGTGGTTTTTTTTGTCACGTAAGCTGCTGGTTTTGCGGTTTTTTTGCTACTATGCGGGAATTTTAAAGCGTTTCACGGCAGTATGCACATACTAATCAGCAACGACGACGGTTATTTAGCGCAAGGCATCAACACACTGGCCGAAGCTCTGCGTCAATACGCCAGCGTGTCAGTTGTGGCGCCCGATAAAAACCGGAGTGCCGCAAGCAATTCTTTAACCTTGGATATGCCTTTGCGAGCCACACAATGCGAAAACGGTTTTGTCAGGGTGGATGGTACACCGACGGATTGCGTGCATCTGGCCATTACCGGGCTATTAGCGCACGAACCCGATATGGTATTCGCCGGTATCAATCATGGCGCCAATCTCGGCGACGATGTGCTTTATTCTGGCACCGTGGCTGCGGCTACCGAAGGGCGTTTTCTTGGACTGCCTGCGGTAGCTATATCTTTGGCATCCAGCGATCCTAAACATTTCGATACGGCGGCACATGTGGCTGTGACATTAATGCAAAAAATCCTCGCTCATCCATTGCCCGAAGACACTTTGTTAAACGTCAACGTGCCTGATTTGCCGATCGCTGAATTAAAAGGTTATCAATCTACCCGACTCGGACAGCGGCACAAAGCGGAAGCGGTAATACGCTCGCAGGATCCGCGCGGTCACATTATTTACTGGGTAGGGCCGCCCGGTAGCGAACAAGACGCCGGGCCGGGTACCGATTTTGATGCGATAAGAAACGGGTACGTGTCCGTAACGCCGTTACAGCTGGATTTAACGCGTTACGAACGACTAGAGGGATTGCGCGATTGGCTGGCAATGGAGGCGCGCGTATGAGTAGACGCATCCAGGGTATAGGTATGACTTCTCGGCGGACCAGAGAGCGGATGATTTCTCGGCTGCGCGAGCAAGGTATCCATAACAGCAAAGTCTTGGCGGTAATGTCTGACACACCGAGGCATATTTTTGTCGACGAAGCTTTGGAGAGTCGCGCTTATGAAGATACCGCCTTGCCAATCGGCCACAATCAAACTATATCTCAGCCGTATATTGTCGCCAAAATGACGGAATTGCTATTGGAAAAAGGTCCGCTGCATAAGGTACTGGAAATTGGTACGGGTTGCGGATATCAAACCGCAATATTGTCGAAGTTGGTAGAGCAAGTATATTCGGTGGAACGGATTGCGCCGTTGATGAAAAAAGCCCGAGATACCCTATGGGAGTTGGATATTAAGACCGTGGGTTTTAAGCATAGCGATGGCGGTTGGGGTTGGCCGGAGCATGCGCCATACGATGGGATTTTAGCTGCTGCCGCGCCGGTCGAAATTCCAGAAGCCCTACTTGAGCAAATGGCGCTGGGAGGCGTGATGGTGATTCCAGTCGGGCTGGAAGGGATGCAGGAATTGCATCGGGTAACCCGCACAGAGCATGGCTTTGAGGATGAAGTGATTGAGCGCGTCAGTTTTGTGCCGTTTTTATCAGGTGTCAGTCAATAAGTTTTAATCGTTTTATCGCGCCGGTTTTGTTAGCCAATTGGCGTGTCCGGCGCGACGGTGATGAATTTGCTAGAAATTCAAATGCTGCTTACGTTTGCTGGCTATAAATCCTAATAAAGCAGAGCCGAATAGCCAAACGGACGAAGGAACCGGCACAGCTGTTACCGAAACTTGCCAGCCCACATCTTTCAGCGCGGCGAGATCGAGTTGCGTAAACACCTTGCGCGTGCCAACGTGTATAGTTGGGTCCATTGCTGTTTCTTGTTCAATGCCGTTTACCGTGCTTTTGGTACCGTCTAACCAATGAACCTTATCTCCTTCCAGCGGCACATTGCTGCCATAAGCCGCTACTGCATTGGCACCGGTAAAGCCGGAGCCTGAGGCTTGATTATCCCAAGAGTCGGAACTGCCTAGACCTAATAAGTGGCCTAACTCATGCAGAGCCACCGAATAAAAATCGTTGCCGCTAAAGGCTTCTGTGGTTGAAAGATCGGCGTCGAAATACCAGTTTGCCGAACTGCTGAAGGTCAATTGGCCGCCCCATGGTGCAAAATCAGTTGCCAATGGGCCGGAGGTAGGATTTGATTGGCCGCGTTGCGCTGCATTGGTCAAAAAATCTTGGGTACCGCTGACGTTGTAACCGCCGTAGCCGCCATAGCCCAA encodes the following:
- the secY gene encoding preprotein translocase subunit SecY, producing MSAKGVDVSAGTFRFGELKSRLLFVLGAFVVYRIGAHIPVPGIDPKALSIMFEQQSGSILNMFNMFSGGALMRLSLFALGIMPYISASIIMQLMTIVIPAMEQLKKEGESGRRKISQYTRYGTVVLAMFQSIGISVALQNQTAGGLAVVIQPGVSFVLITTITLVTGTIFLMWLGEQVTERGIGNGISLIIFAGIVSGLPSAIGGTLELARTGEMNGAFIVVLFALSIAVTGIVVFVERGQRRITINYPKRQQGNKVYSGQSSFLPLKLNMAGVIPPIFASSIILFPATIAGWFGNVDGFSWLQDISSVLSPGQPVYVLCYALAIVFFCFFYTALVFNSKETAENLKKSGAYLPGIRPGAHTTSYIDKVMTRLTLIGAVYITLICLLPEFLIVYWNVPFSFGGTSLLIIVVVVMDFISQMQTHLMSQQYEGLMKKANLKKS
- the rpmJ gene encoding 50S ribosomal protein L36; the protein is MKVRASIKAICKSCKVIKRNGVVRVICKDGRHKQRQG
- the rpsM gene encoding 30S ribosomal protein S13; protein product: MARIAGINVADHKHAEIALTAIYGIGRQTARNICDEVGVQPTVKIRDLSEDQVESIRKVISAMTVEGDLRREVSMNIKRLMDLGCYRGIRHRRGLPLRGQRTRTNARTRKGPRKSVTK
- the rpsK gene encoding 30S ribosomal protein S11, which codes for MATQNRVKKRIKKEVADGIVHVHASFNNTIVTITDRKGNALSWATSGGSGFRGSRKSTPFAAQVAAEKAGAVAQEYGMKNLDVMIKGPGPGRESAVRSLNSMGFKISNIVDVTPIPHNGCRPPKKRRV
- the rpsD gene encoding 30S ribosomal protein S4; the encoded protein is MARYLGPACKLSRREGTDLFLKSRGKSLESKCKLEQRPGQHGAKRTRNSDYAMQLRAKQRLRRIYGVLEKQFRNYYKAADLQKGATGQNLLDFLESRLDNVVYRMGYAATRAEARQLVSHKAILVNDRLINIPSFQVAAGDVIKIREKAKSQQRIKDSLVVTEQYGFPVWVEVNSKEMSGTFKSVPDRVDLGSDINEQLVVELYSK
- a CDS encoding DNA-directed RNA polymerase subunit alpha, producing the protein MQSSIVGLLKPRLVEVINESANHSRIVIEPLERGFGHSLGNALRRVMLSSIPGCAVTEISIEGVLHEFTTIEGVQEDVIDIILNLKKLAVVVHSKDEVTLTLSKSGVGVVTARDIDLPHNVELVNPDLIIANINNQDCSLNIKIKVERGRGYVPASLRKEMHDDAPVGVLMVDAAFSPIVKVAYHVESTRVEQRTNLDRLVIELETNGTVDPEQAIKLAASILHDQLSVFVDFEKVNEQIHEEVAIEEESFDPVLLRPVDDLELTVRSANCLKAENIFYIGDLIQRTEVELLRTPNLGKKSLTEIKDILAIKGLSLGMRLENWPPENLADQSQAGI
- the rplQ gene encoding 50S ribosomal protein L17, with amino-acid sequence MRHRKSGRQLNKNSSHRKALFSNMACSLFRHELIKTTLPKAKELRVIAEPLITLSKVDSVAKRRQAFSKLRDRDVVTKLFNELGPRYQSRNGGYLRIIKCGFRSGDDAPMAYVELVDRPEPVKTEE
- a CDS encoding DNA-deoxyinosine glycosylase, whose translation is MNQITSFSAESSPDATVLILGSIPGKASLEAGQYYAHPRNHFWPIITELLAIDPASPYSARIESLKLAGIALWDVVKSCHRHNSSLDTKIDKNSIVTNDFPDFFLAHPSITHLFFNGLTAEKTFQKLVQPYISTDGLIYHRLPSTSPAHATMPFQKKLESWRILTRIIAKTSHSEK
- a CDS encoding type I glyceraldehyde-3-phosphate dehydrogenase; the encoded protein is MGLNIGIVGLGRIGRGVLRGNFAQEKGGRFDIRVVCDVMAIDHVAYLLANDSTYGRPPFSVDCDGNDLIIDGKRVRYQKVDRRRSSPDDDSFGVLRQFDLDVLFDATGTATIHDFRSLIKQEVAKKVLCTWNVSGCDISVVFGVNHSAYDPLHHDVISASTCTGNALVPICHVLDKHIGIDYARAITIHPQLSDQRVLDGYHASSQLGRGCASSIIPTSTNVGKSTTLVLPRLEGKLVAMSYRVPTAIVSVIDLTANLSRKTSLEECVELFEDYANKQLAGIIHCDYGAWGHQKASIDYMETQYSSILLMHHLTVSQGHQLGLSLMHDNEHAYCCRVLDVLGILQN
- a CDS encoding Smr/MutS family protein codes for the protein MTKKTTSADDALLFRNSIGKVQTIDTNTAILKPDKKPRPIPLFKPLEQVDPLQKDVEGNLETLFQEDKIAFLVPGMQKSVIKKLRKGYYGVDADIDLHGLSSRDAQQQLLRFLHYCVEDGYRCVQIIHGKGYNSTDNQPVLKNDINLWLRQHKDVLAFCSAPPKAGGTGALFVLLRLSEKFVTSEDEPQ
- the surE gene encoding 5'/3'-nucleotidase SurE, producing MHILISNDDGYLAQGINTLAEALRQYASVSVVAPDKNRSAASNSLTLDMPLRATQCENGFVRVDGTPTDCVHLAITGLLAHEPDMVFAGINHGANLGDDVLYSGTVAAATEGRFLGLPAVAISLASSDPKHFDTAAHVAVTLMQKILAHPLPEDTLLNVNVPDLPIAELKGYQSTRLGQRHKAEAVIRSQDPRGHIIYWVGPPGSEQDAGPGTDFDAIRNGYVSVTPLQLDLTRYERLEGLRDWLAMEARV
- a CDS encoding protein-L-isoaspartate(D-aspartate) O-methyltransferase, which gives rise to MSRRIQGIGMTSRRTRERMISRLREQGIHNSKVLAVMSDTPRHIFVDEALESRAYEDTALPIGHNQTISQPYIVAKMTELLLEKGPLHKVLEIGTGCGYQTAILSKLVEQVYSVERIAPLMKKARDTLWELDIKTVGFKHSDGGWGWPEHAPYDGILAAAAPVEIPEALLEQMALGGVMVIPVGLEGMQELHRVTRTEHGFEDEVIERVSFVPFLSGVSQ
- a CDS encoding PEP-CTERM sorting domain-containing protein, with the translated sequence MLIKPSAFAGVLLLAASQSADAVVINFDYTYDGGFFSGSNTSRRDILDAAGGFLGSILTDSLTAITSGGANNFSAVFNRPDTGAETTLSNFSVAADTLTVFVGGQTMGAGNLGYGGYGGYNVSGTQDFLTNAAQRGQSNPTSGPLATDFAPWGGQLTFSSSANWYFDADLSTTEAFSGNDFYSVALHELGHLLGLGSSDSWDNQASGSGFTGANAVAAYGSNVPLEGDKVHWLDGTKSTVNGIEQETAMDPTIHVGTRKVFTQLDLAALKDVGWQVSVTAVPVPSSVWLFGSALLGFIASKRKQHLNF